GAGGCGCGGGCTCATACTAGTAGGCAATCTCGAGGAAGCCGCTGAGCGGGCCGCACGCTGGCTAGTAGAGAAGACGCCGATAAGAACACTGAGGGATTGGGCCACTAGCTTTAGTCTCTGGCCCGTCCACCTTACCACGAGCTGCTGTGGAGCAGAATTCGCCGCCCTTTACGCCCCGAAGTACGATGCTGAGAGGCTTGGTAGCCTCCCCTTTACTCATCCTCGTAACACGAACCTGATGTTGATAGAGGGCACACTAACGCGGAAGATGGCACGGGTTGCCCGTATCACCTGGGAGCAGATGCCATGGCCTAAGTTCGTCATAGCTATGGGTGCTTGTGCGTTCACTGGAGGC
The window above is part of the Pyrodictium delaneyi genome. Proteins encoded here:
- a CDS encoding NADH-quinone oxidoreductase subunit B, translating into MVHGDWRRGLILVGNLEEAAERAARWLVEKTPIRTLRDWATSFSLWPVHLTTSCCGAEFAALYAPKYDAERLGSLPFTHPRNTNLMLIEGTLTRKMARVARITWEQMPWPKFVIAMGACAFTGGLFYNSYNIVLVQDVLPVDYYVPGCPPPPEAVADALIKLQKKVREGKWRPRDVEDKGKLEELMQPVYTKAERYRESVVSWRRLLEGL